The Monodelphis domestica isolate mMonDom1 chromosome 5, mMonDom1.pri, whole genome shotgun sequence DNA segment CAGGTGCAGGTCGTGGCCGTCCAAGAAGTCCGTGGAGAAGAGGCTGGGCCCGGCGCTGCCGGCGCCGGCCAGGCCCAGGACGGGCCCCCCCGAGAACTCGAGCCAGTCCATGCCGTCCAGGTGGCCCTCGGCCAGGtccaggcccaggcccaggccGGCGCCGGGCTCGGGCGCAAAGTGCAATTCCGACGTGTCCATGGGGGAGGGCGGGTGGTCCAGGATGGCCGAGCTGCTGAGCATCTGGCTGTGCAGGTCGTCGATGAGGGGCAGCGGCTCGGGGCCCTCCGGGCCGCCCGGCAGCAGGGGCAGCCCCGTGCTGCTCTCCAGGAAGTCCTCGAGGCGCCCGGGGCCGGGGCTGCCGCCCAGGGCCGGGGGCAGCTCCGGAGGGGGCTGGGGGGTCGCCGGGGACGGGCAGGGCAGGGCCGGGCTGGGATCCTTCCCGGAGGGGGACGGAGACTCCTTGAAGTCCGCCGAGATTTCTGCCGAGGGAGAGAGGCGCGTCAGGGACGTGGGGGGTCTGTgagcccctccctcccccactcttgGGGGACACCCCAGGTAGCCTCACCTCCGCTCTGAATGAGGATGTCGAAGAGGTCGTCCATCTGCTGGCTCGAGGAGCCGTTCTcctgagaagggagaaaagggagactGAGGCCTCGGCCCCCCCGGGCCCCCCGCCCCCCCCGGGGCCCACGTCCGCTCACCTCCCGGGGCTTGGGCTGCTGCTTGACGGCCTCCTCGTAGCCGGGGGGCTCTTTCTTCACCAGGGGGGGCAGCGGGCCGGGCCCGGGGGCCGCCTCAAACAGGGGCGGGGGCTGGCGGTCCAGGTCCATGGGGGGCGCGTGGAGGGCCGCCGGGGAGCTGGGCTCGGAGGAGGGCTGGCAGgcgagagggagagggagggctgTGAGGGGGGCCGGGGGGCCGGGGGGGCCCACCCCGGGGCCCGCCCGGGGCACCTACCTTCTGGGGCAGGCTGCTGGGGGCGGCCGCACCGGCTTTCAGGCTGCTCTTGTGAAAGCCGTTCGGGAAGAAGGACTGCAGGCCGGGGGGCACCAGGAAGGGCAGGAGCGGGGACGGCCCCGGGCTGGGCGGACCCTGCGGAGCAGGAAAGGGCTCAGGAGGGTCTGCTGACGGGGGTCCCGGGAGCTGGGGGCCGATGCGCGGGGGGGGCCTCACCTGGGGGGGGCTCTGGCCGGCGCCGCTCCTCCCGGGCGCGTCGTCCTGGGCCGGGTCCTCGGCGTCGCGCTTGGTCACGGCGAGGACCACGTGGGTCCCGGAGGCGTCGGTGAGGAGGCAGCTGCGGGGCTCGTCGTCGGGCGCCGCCTCCTGCTTCACCGTCACGGCAAGGCCGTCGGGGGCGGCCAGCCGGCAGCCGGAGGGGCCGCCCTCGCGCTTCACCTGGGCCCGGGGGGCGGCGGCGTGCTGGGCGCGCTTCTCCTGCTCCAGCTGCAGCCGCAGCATCTCCACCAGCTGCTGCTTCTGCCTGAGCATGCGCGTCAGCTCCTGGATCTGCTTGTCCTTCTCCAGCAGCATCTGGTCCTTGTCGCGGCCCTCGGCCCGCGCCGCCGCCGCCGGCCTCTCCTCCTTCACCAGGATGTGCACGGGGGACGCCTGCAGCGTGAGCTGCGTCAGGGGCGACGTCACCATCTCCCCGAAGGCGTCGCCCGCGCCGCCGCCGCCCGTCGAGTTCTCGTCGCCGGTGCTGAGCAGGGAGCGCTCGGACGGCGTGGGGGACACGGGGGGCGTCGAGCCGGTGCTGCCGAACTTCACCACCCCGTTGCTGGTCACCGTGGCCACGACCACTTCGGCGGGGGCCAGGCCGGCCGCCATCAGGGCGGGCCCCGCGCTCAGCCGGGCGGCGGGGAAGGCCACCACCACCTCCCCCGCCTTGGCCAGGATCGGGGCGGCCCCGGGCTTGGGGGGGCCCCCGGCGTGCTCCTGGTAGGCGCGCAGGCGCTCGATCAGGTCCGTCTTGGTGCCCGAGACGGGCAGCGCCCTCAGCTTCAGCTCCTGCTTCAGCTCGGCCACCTGCGGGAGCCCGGGGGAGGCCCGAAGGCGTCAGTCCCTCGCCCTCCCGCCACGAGGAGGCCCCCCGCCCCGAGCCCAGCCCGCGCAGGGCCTTTACCTTCATGTCGTCCAGGTTGGCGGGCAGCGGGCCCGGCTTGCCGCTCACGGAGCTCTGGCGCACGAGCTGGCTGGGCCCGGGGGGGCCGGAGGCGGCCGCGGGGAGGGTGCGCAGGGAGGCGGGGCTGCTGCCCCCCGGGGGCTCCCCCGCAGGCCTGCCAGAAAGGAAGCAGTCAGACGGGAGCGCCCCCGCCGGCCCCCCCCCCGACAGCCCGGGGCTTACTTGGGGGGGGCGGGCAGGATGGTCTGGTAGTTGtagtgctgctgctgctgctggttgAGGATCTGGAGCTGGAGGaagagctgctgctgctgcaggaTCTTGGCGTAGGAGGAGTCCATGGGGGGCGCCCCCTTGTCCTGCTTCTGGTCGGGGGGGATGTACTGGTGGTACTTGAGCTTCTTCACTTTGGGCTTCAGCTCCTTGGCCTTCTTGCTGCGTGGGGGCTTCTCCCCCGGGCCCTTGGGCTGGCTTTGCTGGCAGGGAGAAGCGGGGAGGCCAGTCTCAGAGTCTGAGCGCCCCTGCCCCAGGCCGCGGGGGCCCTCTGGCAAAGGGGAGGACGGTTTAGCGGGGGAGCTCGAGGAATGCTTCCCAAGAGCTGGGCCAGCTCCCAGCTGAAGCCATCCCAGAAGACTGCCCGGAGGAGGAAGCTCCGGGGCGGCCGGGACAGTGGCAAAGGCCCCGAGACACCGAGCAGGAGGCACCAGCGAGGCAAGAGGAGCGGCGGCCTGTTGTCTCCTCCCGCCGCTCCCCCTGACTCCCGCTCCCCAGGTCGAGGCCAGAAGTCCAAGGGGTGGCCAAGATGGGGGAAGAGAACAGAGGAGCCGGAGTGACTGGGGGACAGGAGGGAAGGCGAGAAGCCCGAGGACGGGCAGGGCCTTGGAGGACCCCTGCACGACGGCCTCAGCAGCCCCGAAGACCCAAGCGTAgatgtgaagaagaaagaaggaagcatgAAGGCCCAGAAGCCCGAGGTGGGCGGGAGAACTACAGGGTCTCGGGGACCAGAGGCCTAGGCCTGGGGCAAAGTGCCCACAGGTGGAGGTGGATGGTCCaggagagtggaactgtctcccCCAATCCCAGCACTCCAGGCCCCAGGAGCCCTTCAGTGTAGCTGGGGTCAGTGAAGAGCCCGAAGGTTTCCCTTTCTGCAGCATCCTCTACTGCTCCGCGTGTTCTTGTCTGGGGCCAAAGGGAGCTGAGAAGAGCGCGACCAGAGAGAGGGAGGGCATGGCCAAGCCACTGTCCTGGGGTGAGAGGAAGGCAGCGGGCCAGCCGCTAGGCGCGAGCACCCTCGAGACCGATGAACCGGGGGGTCTCGGAGAAGGGCCACACATTGACAAAGGATCCAGAAAGGCTTTCCAGAGAAGACGCAATTCttgctgggacttgaagaaagtcaggagagccaagaggcagagatgagaggaGCATTCTGGGTATGAAGGACAGCCGGAAAGCAAGATGAAAGACGGACCTTCTTGTCTAAGGAACAGCCGGGAGGCCTCACTGGCTCCAAGTGTGTAAAGGGCCACGAGGCCTGAGGATCCTTAGACTCTACTAGCTGGGTTAagtccctgaacaagtcatttaacctctgttttgcctcagtttcctcatctataaaatgaggaccgTACAGCCTCACccccccagggttgttgtgaagatcaagtgagatagcTGTAGGGGTGTGGAGAGGCTTGAAGTAGGCAGCTGCCATCCCCTGCCTCTGCCCCCAGCTATTGCAATAAACCAGGTGTGAAGTGAGGAGGGTCTGCACCAGGGCCAGGAAAGGAGAGATACCCTGCAAGGGGAGAGCCTGGGGGAGGGGGTGAAATGGACAAGAGATGTGTGGGTGTGGGGGGGGAGAATGGACACAAGATGGGTGAAATGGACAAGAGATGCTGGAAGGAGATGCTGGGGAGGTAATGGACAAGagatgctgggggggggggggatggacaCAAGGTGGGTGAAATGGACAAGAGGTGCTGGAAGGAGATGCTGGGGATGAAATGGacaagagatggggggggggaatggacaCAAGATGGGTGAAATGGACAAGAGATGCTGGAAGGAGATGCTGGGGATGAAATGGACAAGAgatgctggggggagggggggagaatgGACACAAGATGGGTGAAATGGACAAGAgatgctggggggagggggggagaatgGACACAAGATGGGTGAAATGGACAAGAGATGCTGCATGGGAGGGACAGAAGGTCCTGGCAgcagttggggggaggggggagcacaGGGCATCTAAGATGACTGAAGATGTGGAGAAATAGAACTGCGGTGAGGGTCCCAAGTGGGGCTTGGCCAGGACAGGAGGCTAGAGTGGAGGGGGATCAGCTACTGAAGAGGGGGAAGGCAGCTGGGGGCAGAAAGGAAGCTCAGAATGCCCAGATTTGGTACTTTAACAGTGCTAAACAGGATCGAGATGTGGCCTGAGGGAGGCCCCTTTATTTTCCTGGTCCACGTGAGGCTACCGAGTACTCATAGTGCCTCCCCTGCCCCTTCCCTCCCATAGatgtttgtctccatttttttttacataggcctcagagggagggggaagggccaAGAGAGATGGCACAAGGAGCATCAGCAACATGCTGGGGTACCGTAACCCCTCCTTCCCCCACAgacctcccctcctcctcctgatGACCACAGGGAATCTCTGCCCAGGGCATCCCAAAGTGGCCACTGGTACCTTAATGAGTGTCGGGGTGGGCTTGGCAGTGGGAGCAGCCCCTCCATTGGGGAGGCTGGGTGGCATCAAAGGTGGGGCCGGCAGAGGAGACAGTTGCTCTGCCAGGAAAGCAGGTTCACTGGAATCGGGGCACACCTGAAGCTGGGACACCACCTGAAGGGGAAAGGAGACTGTGAGGAGCCAGGGGCCCACAGACCTAGGAGGTCCACACATTCTCGGAGGATGAAGCACTAGGCAGCAAAGTGAGGTCAGTGGTCAGAGGCAGCAGACAGGAAGATGGAAGTCCACAGGGCAGAGGCTCTGCTGGCAGTGACTTCCCCACTGGTCGGGAGCTCCTTGAAAGGGGAGTGGATAAATGGCACCCTCTGGGCTTACAGAAGAGGGCACGGGGGCTGTAAAAGGGGGACTGGCCCAGACAGGATCAAAATCTGGGTCTTCTGACCCGAAGGCCTCGGATCTTAAAGAGCCAATTCTGGCCTGAGGAAGCTGTGGCTGTGCTCTTACCTGAGGCGgggacaaagaaactgaggcagccaggggCTCGCTGCCTCTGCCCTCCAGGGGGGATGGTGCTGATCCCTGGGACTCGTGGCTGGCCGGCTGCTCAGGGGACAGGGCATCACTGCTGTCCTCATCAAAAGAAGAGTTGTCGGCCACTTTGGGATAATTGACCTGTCCCACTGCAAAGAGAAGCCAGCATCACCTTTGAACCCACCACCCCAGGGCCAGGATACCCGGGGAATAAGAGGCACCCTTTGTCCGCCTGCCAGGGGTGGGCACGGCAAGCTCTCCGCGTCTTGCCTGGCCTTTCCCCACCCGCCCCCGCGCCATgctgggaaaagggaaagagacatcTGGATTTGTGCTGTCTCTTCTCAGGTCTTCGGTCACTCCTCATTTCCATGTTGGCTGCCCAGGCGAGTCTCCAGGCTTAGCTGCCCTTTTCCTTGCCTCCGGCCAGAGCTCCCATTGTGCCCAGAGGAGCTGGAGTGGGGTCCCCAGACCTGGGCTGACGGCCTTTCAGAAATGAACTGGAAACGGCGGAGGGGGCCACCGCCTGGCCAGGGTCACAAGTGCCTAGAAAGAGACTTCCTGCTCGTTCAGAAAATGGCCGCTCTGGCCTCTGCGCTCTCTAGGCGCCGAGTGCGTATCCTGGAGGGCAAGGCCAAGAGGAAAGCAGGGAAAGGGAACACGGGCAGAGAGAGACATCTCCACCAACACACACCCAGGCTGAACGGGGTCACAGGGCACCACTGGGGAGAGGCCACAGGTGGCCTGCTGGCCACGGAGCGAGGACACTGGACAGAGTGGGAAATCCGCAGAAGAGGAAGCCGAGCAAAGCCGTGAGGGGGTCAGGCAGTGGCTCTCCCTCGGGCCCGGGGCCTGGGGACGGTCCTGCCAAGCTGCCTGGGCCCTCTCCCATTCCCCGCCCCGCAGGGACCAAGGGAGCAAGAGGATCACGCCCATGGGCCGCTCCAGGGAAAGGTCCCTGGCAGCAGTGGCCCATGTATATGGGGAGCTTCTCCTGTCCTGGCAGAAATCTCAAAATCCTGAGACCAGAGCACATTCTGCTTGCCGGGGGGGAGCCCCAGGACCTGGCACCCCCGTGCCCCTCTCAGAGGGCAGCTGCGGGCAAGGGAAAGGCTGCCGGGGACGGGGGTCCACGAGAGACGGCCCTGAGGCCGCCCAGCTGGGCCTGCGGCCGTGCGATCTGTGTAATGAGGCGCCGCTGGGAGGGGCTCCCCGAGGAGACCCCAAGCCAGACGTGAAAGCCCGCCCGGCCCCGGCGGCCCCCGCGCCTCCTCACCGATGATGGCCTCCTTCAGGCTTGACTCCACCGGAAGGATGTTCTTCTCCACCAGCTCCATGGGGCCCGGCCGCTGGGCGATCTTCTCGTTGAGGTCGTCGGCCAGCCTGGCTCGCTTCAGTTTCAGCTGTTTGGCTTGAAGGGAAGGTTCGGCCGAGGTCTCTGCTCGCCGGGAAGGAGGAAGGGGCGGCGTTAGGCCCCGGCTCTGGCTGGAGGACGTCTGTCCCCGTCGCCCGCTCGCCTCGCACTCGGGTGGGTCGCCGACACGGCCCCAAGTGGTGGCATCGGGTGCGATTCCCCCCAGAGACGGGCCGGGCTGCACGCCACGGGCAGCACGCGATACAGAAGGAATGAGGCTCTGGGGAGGGGCAGGCCCCCCCTGGAAAGCCCGAGCGCCCCGCCCGCAGCCAGGCGGAGGGGCtgtgggggcgggggaggggctgCATGGCCGGGGCTCGCTTCTGAAAATCGGTCTCTGGCAGGTGAAGGGGACACGCTCAGTACCAAGAACGGTGGCAGAAAATGGCCTCCATGACTCGCCAGGAAAAAAGAGGCCAGAGCCGAGGCTGGGGCCTCCCCCGCACTCCAAAGCAAAATTCGGGCGAAGACCACGCGGTGGGGCCCAGAGCCTGGAGGGCCGGGGACTGCGCAAGGAGGGGCTTGGCCTGGCCCCGCGCCGAGGCCTTGCTCAGGAGATCCAGCCCTCCACGGCCGGCCGGCGGCCACCTTCCCGGGGCAGTTGGGTCCGGATCCCCCGTCCGCACCAACCTTCTAGAATGTGCATCCTGACCAGCTCGGATCTCTCCGGCCGGGAACGGATCTTCCGTTTCAAGTAGTCTTCCGTCTGGGGGAAGGAAAGCGGAAAGCAAGCGCGCTCAGAGAGGCCCGCCAGTCCGGCATCCGAACCCCGGGCTCGCCCAGCGGCCGGCACAGGCCTCTGGAACCTGCTCGCTCCCAAAGGCGCGCTGGGAAGTGGGAGCCTCACGTTTGAAGCCCGGCTGCGGGCCTTCCCTCGGGGCGCCGTCGGCCCAGGGACAAAGCTGCTCCCTGGGCCGTGGGCGCCGGGCCGAGGCAGGCCGCCTCGTGGCCAGGCCTCTGTGGGGGGCTCCGAATGGCGGCCGCGGGCCAGGGGAGGTCCCGGGCTGCACCCCCAGGAGCCCCCGAGCCCGGAAGGAGAAGTGGAGGCTCTGCTGGCATCCCCGGAGCCAGGCCCGGGGCAGCGCTCCCGGCAAGGCAAGTGGCAGGCGCCCCGCTTGGCTCCCCGGACGGGGAAGCGGCGCGGGGGGCTCAGGCCGAGGCCGCCTTCCTCCTGCCCGGCCCCACCAGCTGAGGGACCCCGAACCCTTCTTCCCTGCCTGGCGccaagggaagggagggggacgGAGAAAGCCCTCAGCAGCGCCTCCTCTGGCAGGGGCGGCTCCTGGGGAGCAGCGGCCGCCGGCTCGCTGGGCTAGCTCCCAGCCGCTCTTCTCAAGTGCACTCAAACCAAAGCGCCCGAGCGCCAACTCCAGGGAAAGGCAGACCGAGGGAGCCTCTCCCCCACCGGGAGCACAAAAGCCGGAAGACCCTTAGGGAGCTGCCCTTCCCCAAGTTCCCCGGAAAGCTCCGTGGCCCGAGGCGGGAGGCAGGCCCCTGCTGGGCCCCGCGGAGGGATCGCCCAAGCGACAGGGCGGGAAGCGCGGAGGGCGAAGCCACACGTGCAGGCGCCATCCTGGGCCGGGCCCAGCTCTCACCCCAGCGGCCTGCCCTGCAGGACGGGCACTGCCGCCCAGCGGGGCTCGGCCTCCTGGGGCCGAAGAGCCCTTGTGGAAAGAGCCAGTGCCTTACCCGGGCCCGTTCCAAGCTCCTTCTCTGTTCATGAAACGCAGCCGGACTTTTCAGAGCTGTTGGAAAGAAGGAACACGTCAGAGAGCAGCCTTAAGGCCCCCGCCCCGGCTCCTCCtcaccagccccccccccccccccccgagtccAGGCCCCCCCGCCCTGGCTCCTCCTCACcaggcccccccccccgccccagctCCTCCTCACCaggccccccccccgccccggcTCCTCCTCaccaggcccccccccccccgagtccAGGCCCCCCCCGCCCCAGCTCCTCCTCACCAGGCCCCCCCCGCCCCGGCTCCTCCTCACCAGGCCCCCCCCCCGAGTCCAGGCCCCCCCCCCGCCCTGGCTCCTCCTCACCAGGCACCACCACAGCCCCCCCGAGTCCAGGCCCCCCCCCCCGGCTCCTCCTCACCAGGCCCCCCCCCCCGAGTCCAGGCCCCCCCCCCGCCCTGGCTCCTCCTCACCAGGCACCACCACAGCCCCCCCGAGTCCAGGCCCCCCCGCCCCAGCTCCTCCTCACCAGGCACCgccacagcccccccccccccgagtccaggccccccccccctccccggcTCCTCCTCACCAGGCACCgccacagcccccccccccaatccaggCCCTCCCGCCCCTCGGCCGCACGCCCGCGCCAgctcctcccccgccccccagtCAGACCGTCTATATGTGCAATGGACACATGTCCAGGCCGCTCCCCCACTCATAAATCGGGGCTCCCTACTCTCTGGCTCTGAGACTCGTACGGGGCGGGCCTGGCCTGGACGCACCCGGCACGCGCGCTCGGCCTACCAGAGGTGGCAAACTCGGCCCGAAAGGGGCAACGACGCCGTTGGGGCGCGTCGTGACTTAGACAGCCACGTGTGCGCTGGGCAAGGGGCCCGCTATGTCCGGCCGAATTCAGACTGCCGCCCGCCGGGCAGCCTGGATCTCAAGGCCAAAGAGCTTGACCACTCTTTGGCTGGTTCTGCCGAGATTCAcagggagcccccccccccaacaagcGAGCGGGAGCACGGACGAGGAGAGGCACACGTGTGCGTGCGCCTGCGGCAGTCAGGCCCGCTGCTAGGCGTCCAGGGAACCTCGGGGGTATTTCTGCTCCAGGGCGGACATTCCCTGCCTGCCGCCTTGgggttccctctccctcctggcACCGGGCAGCAGGAGGGCACCGATCGCTCCTTCACGGAGCTGCCATTCTGGCTCTGAGCAGCAGGGGGCGCTGTGCATTTGTGGGAGaactagaagaaaaagaaggggggCTGCGCCTCCCCTAGGAGACAGAACAGACTCCCCACTGACCGCGGGCCTGCCCAGACCATCCAGCCGAGCCCTGCGTTTCACTGAAGAAGCCGAGCCCAAAGGGCCAGGGCCTCCCCCAGAGCACCCCGCGAGGAGGCAGAGCAGTCGGGTACCTCGAGGTCACTGGATGAGGCCCCGACCAAAGCCCTGGAGACAAGGGCAGCGACGCCCCCCGCTGGGGAAAGCTGAGCCCTCTTGGTGGGCTGCAGGCTGGATCCAGGAGCCTGGCGAGAGCCCCAGGTCCAAGGAGAAGGCTGCGAAGGGACCAAGAACGAGCCTGGCTCCCGGGAGAGGACGGCCTCGGCCCTGGGCCCTGCACGTCCTCTCAGGCTTTCCCAGCCCAAGGGCAGACGCAGTGGGAGGCGGGAAGGGCTGCCGGGGGAAGGCACGGGCAAACGTCCACTTCTCCGCCAGGAGTCCGTGAGGAGAAGGCGAGGCTAAAGCCAGTCCTTAGGTCGGCCACTCACTAAAACAAGCTCCATGGCCGGCACAGACTCCCTGCAGACAAGGCGCAGAGCCCTGCCCAGGGCCCTCCAACACGCGCCTTGCCCCCCAAGGGGCCGCTTAGCCCCGGTGCACGAGGCTGTTGCggagggaaaagggaaaccaGAAAAGCAGCAGGCGCTGTGTACGGCCTTTGCGAGTACCGGCTCTGGGCGGCACTTAGTGTTCAACAGAACGCTCTACCGTTTGATCCCTTCAGAAAAGCACCGTGAAGCGGGTGCTGTTCTTGCGTCGTACAGAAGAGGAGACCCTGCGAGCTTAAACGACGTGCACTCGCCACGGCGCCCTGCAGGACCGTCTGGCCGTGTGCGGGCTGCTGACCACTCGGCCTCACTCCCACCGAAGAGATCCCGCCTTGGGGAAATGAGCCCACcaaggaagaaacaaagggaCGCCACCACGGATGCCAGCCCAGGCACGGCGCCAAAGGAGCTTCGAGGAAAGAGAACACTCGGAAATGAGGAGGGAAGGCCCCGTGCATGCCGGCCGGACTGCAGACGAGGCAGCAGGCGCGGCGCCCTGGGTTAAGCGGCCGGCGGGGCCAAAAGGCTATCCGCCGAGACGAATGGCAAGAGCCATTCTGCGGCTGAGAAGCTTCCGCGGCCCCCAGGAACCAAGGCACAGTTTTGAAGAACTGAGCCAGAAGCAGCCCAGCACAAATGACCCGTCATCAGCACGTGTCCATCAAGTACCTGCCAGGCAAAGGGCCGAGCAATGAAGACACAACCACAAAAGAGATCGGTCAGCAGCTCCCGGGCCTGCCGCCTCACCTCACCCACCCCTAGTGGACCTTTCAAAGGGCTGTCTTGGGAGACGTTTCAAAACCTGCCAGCTCTCCCCACTGGCCCACACCTCCCTGTTTCCAGGGAGGGCGTCTCTAGTCTTCATTTCTCAGGTTTATAAACTCAgactccatccccccccccaactcttatCTTTAGCCTTGGAATCGATACCAAGTACACTAAGATACGGAGGCAGAAGAAGGCATGGTCTAGGCGAGTGGGGCCaactgacttggccagggtcacacagcaaggaccCAGGGcctccatctccagacctggcgctttatccactgagccacccagttgccccatcA contains these protein-coding regions:
- the MRTFA gene encoding myocardin-related transcription factor A isoform X3, with amino-acid sequence MIRRGDSMQSSRKVLQLKLQQRRTREELVNQGIMPPLKSPAAFHEQRRSLERARTEDYLKRKIRSRPERSELVRMHILEETSAEPSLQAKQLKLKRARLADDLNEKIAQRPGPMELVEKNILPVESSLKEAIIVGQVNYPKVADNSSFDEDSSDALSPEQPASHESQGSAPSPLEGRGSEPLAASVSLSPPQVVSQLQVCPDSSEPAFLAEQLSPLPAPPLMPPSLPNGGAAPTAKPTPTLIKQSQPKGPGEKPPRSKKAKELKPKVKKLKYHQYIPPDQKQDKGAPPMDSSYAKILQQQQLFLQLQILNQQQQQHYNYQTILPAPPKPAGEPPGGSSPASLRTLPAAASGPPGPSQLVRQSSVSGKPGPLPANLDDMKVAELKQELKLRALPVSGTKTDLIERLRAYQEHAGGPPKPGAAPILAKAGEVVVAFPAARLSAGPALMAAGLAPAEVVVATVTSNGVVKFGSTGSTPPVSPTPSERSLLSTGDENSTGGGGAGDAFGEMVTSPLTQLTLQASPVHILVKEERPAAAARAEGRDKDQMLLEKDKQIQELTRMLRQKQQLVEMLRLQLEQEKRAQHAAAPRAQVKREGGPSGCRLAAPDGLAVTVKQEAAPDDEPRSCLLTDASGTHVVLAVTKRDAEDPAQDDAPGRSGAGQSPPQGPPSPGPSPLLPFLVPPGLQSFFPNGFHKSSLKAGAAAPSSLPQKPSSEPSSPAALHAPPMDLDRQPPPLFEAAPGPGPLPPLVKKEPPGYEEAVKQQPKPREENGSSSQQMDDLFDILIQSGEISADFKESPSPSGKDPSPALPCPSPATPQPPPELPPALGGSPGPGRLEDFLESSTGLPLLPGGPEGPEPLPLIDDLHSQMLSSSAILDHPPSPMDTSELHFAPEPGAGLGLGLDLAEGHLDGMDWLEFSGGPVLGLAGAGSAGPSLFSTDFLDGHDLHLHWDSCL
- the MRTFA gene encoding myocardin-related transcription factor A isoform X2 yields the protein MTLLEPEMLMTAVRSVLQLKLQQRRTREELVNQGIMPPLKSPAAFHEQRRSLERARTEDYLKRKIRSRPERSELVRMHILEETSAEPSLQAKQLKLKRARLADDLNEKIAQRPGPMELVEKNILPVESSLKEAIIVGQVNYPKVADNSSFDEDSSDALSPEQPASHESQGSAPSPLEGRGSEPLAASVSLSPPQVVSQLQVCPDSSEPAFLAEQLSPLPAPPLMPPSLPNGGAAPTAKPTPTLIKQSQPKGPGEKPPRSKKAKELKPKVKKLKYHQYIPPDQKQDKGAPPMDSSYAKILQQQQLFLQLQILNQQQQQHYNYQTILPAPPKPAGEPPGGSSPASLRTLPAAASGPPGPSQLVRQSSVSGKPGPLPANLDDMKVAELKQELKLRALPVSGTKTDLIERLRAYQEHAGGPPKPGAAPILAKAGEVVVAFPAARLSAGPALMAAGLAPAEVVVATVTSNGVVKFGSTGSTPPVSPTPSERSLLSTGDENSTGGGGAGDAFGEMVTSPLTQLTLQASPVHILVKEERPAAAARAEGRDKDQMLLEKDKQIQELTRMLRQKQQLVEMLRLQLEQEKRAQHAAAPRAQVKREGGPSGCRLAAPDGLAVTVKQEAAPDDEPRSCLLTDASGTHVVLAVTKRDAEDPAQDDAPGRSGAGQSPPQGPPSPGPSPLLPFLVPPGLQSFFPNGFHKSSLKAGAAAPSSLPQKPSSEPSSPAALHAPPMDLDRQPPPLFEAAPGPGPLPPLVKKEPPGYEEAVKQQPKPREENGSSSQQMDDLFDILIQSGEISADFKESPSPSGKDPSPALPCPSPATPQPPPELPPALGGSPGPGRLEDFLESSTGLPLLPGGPEGPEPLPLIDDLHSQMLSSSAILDHPPSPMDTSELHFAPEPGAGLGLGLDLAEGHLDGMDWLEFSGGPVLGLAGAGSAGPSLFSTDFLDGHDLHLHWDSCL
- the MRTFA gene encoding myocardin-related transcription factor A isoform X4, translating into MLEEKTEVRPCAAGLLPLSGVGQDVDAAGCQDPYHSVREVLQLKLQQRRTREELVNQGIMPPLKSPAAFHEQRRSLERARTEDYLKRKIRSRPERSELVRMHILEETSAEPSLQAKQLKLKRARLADDLNEKIAQRPGPMELVEKNILPVESSLKEAIIVGQVNYPKVADNSSFDEDSSDALSPEQPASHESQGSAPSPLEGRGSEPLAASVSLSPPQVVSQLQVCPDSSEPAFLAEQLSPLPAPPLMPPSLPNGGAAPTAKPTPTLIKQSQPKGPGEKPPRSKKAKELKPKVKKLKYHQYIPPDQKQDKGAPPMDSSYAKILQQQQLFLQLQILNQQQQQHYNYQTILPAPPKPAGEPPGGSSPASLRTLPAAASGPPGPSQLVRQSSVSGKPGPLPANLDDMKVAELKQELKLRALPVSGTKTDLIERLRAYQEHAGGPPKPGAAPILAKAGEVVVAFPAARLSAGPALMAAGLAPAEVVVATVTSNGVVKFGSTGSTPPVSPTPSERSLLSTGDENSTGGGGAGDAFGEMVTSPLTQLTLQASPVHILVKEERPAAAARAEGRDKDQMLLEKDKQIQELTRMLRQKQQLVEMLRLQLEQEKRAQHAAAPRAQVKREGGPSGCRLAAPDGLAVTVKQEAAPDDEPRSCLLTDASGTHVVLAVTKRDAEDPAQDDAPGRSGAGQSPPQPSSEPSSPAALHAPPMDLDRQPPPLFEAAPGPGPLPPLVKKEPPGYEEAVKQQPKPREENGSSSQQMDDLFDILIQSGEISADFKESPSPSGKDPSPALPCPSPATPQPPPELPPALGGSPGPGRLEDFLESSTGLPLLPGGPEGPEPLPLIDDLHSQMLSSSAILDHPPSPMDTSELHFAPEPGAGLGLGLDLAEGHLDGMDWLEFSGGPVLGLAGAGSAGPSLFSTDFLDGHDLHLHWDSCL
- the MRTFA gene encoding myocardin-related transcription factor A isoform X5, coding for MLEEKTEVRPCAAGLLPLSGVGQDVDAAGCQDPYHSVREVLQLKLQQRRTREELVNQGIMPPLKSPAAFHEQRRSLERARTEDYLKRKIRSRPERSELVRMHILEETSAEPSLQAKQLKLKRARLADDLNEKIAQRPGPMELVEKNILPVESSLKEAIIVGQVNYPKVADNSSFDEDSSDALSPEQPASHESQGSAPSPLEGRGSEPLAASVSLSPPQVVSQLQVCPDSSEPAFLAEQLSPLPAPPLMPPSLPNGGAAPTAKPTPTLIKQSQPKGPGEKPPRSKKAKELKPKVKKLKYHQYIPPDQKQDKGAPPMDSSYAKILQQQQLFLQLQILNQQQQQHYNYQTILPAPPKPAGEPPGGSSPASLRTLPAAASGPPGPSQLVRQSSVSGKPGPLPANLDDMKVAELKQELKLRALPVSGTKTDLIERLRAYQEHAGGPPKPGAAPILAKAGEVVVAFPAARLSAGPALMAAGLAPAEVVVATVTSNGVVKFGSTGSTPPVSPTPSERSLLSTGDENSTGGGGAGDAFGEMVTSPLTQLTLQASPVHILVKEERPAAAARAEGRDKDQMLLEKDKQIQELTRMLRQKQQLVEMLRLQLEQEKRAQHAAAPRAQVKREGGPSGCRLAAPDGLAVTVKQEAAPDDEPRSCLLTDASGTHVVLAVTKRDAEDPAQDDAPGRSGAGQSPPQGPPSPGPSPLLPFLVPPGLQSFFPNGFHKSSLKAGAAAPSSLPQKENGSSSQQMDDLFDILIQSGEISADFKESPSPSGKDPSPALPCPSPATPQPPPELPPALGGSPGPGRLEDFLESSTGLPLLPGGPEGPEPLPLIDDLHSQMLSSSAILDHPPSPMDTSELHFAPEPGAGLGLGLDLAEGHLDGMDWLEFSGGPVLGLAGAGSAGPSLFSTDFLDGHDLHLHWDSCL